The window CAAGAAGCACAGGAGTGGGCCACTGTGGTGATGTCATCGCTCCGAGAGGCTCATCGAGGTTTGCCCTCTAACTTTTGCATATCACTGTGTATGTCACTTTGATTGTTCAGTTCCCTTTTACACcgcctctctttctcttgttttcagtGGCCATTAGCTCCCCACCTGAGGATGGACGGCAGGTTCCTCAACCTTCAAATTCACAGCGCACCACACCAATGCAACATACAGGTAGcatttgtgttcttgtgtttttgtgtgtatactCCACTGCCAAACAAAATACCAATTGCCTATTGTGCTGTTGCAAATATCTCAGTTACACCCTCGTGTTCTCCCTCCAATTCCGAAAGCCCCTTATTCTACTTTCACattgttgtcttttttctctAGAGGAGATATGTGCAGAGCTGGTTAGTGCTATAGAGGCAGGTGATGTTCGGGGGGCATCCATTTGTGCGTCTTCCTTGGCTAAACAGAAAGCTGCTCTGTGCATTAAGCCCTCTAAACAAAATTACACAGACATTGAAATCAGGTAAATACATGATTACAGGCATTGACAGACACGCTCTTGACTGTCATGTTTATATGCTTCTTTTATAAACATCGATCAGTCTtgtatttaagtttgttttacagtcaaatcatttgtaaattatACCAACTctcttacaccgtgtctacacaatagaacgcattagaactaattataatttgtatattttgtccATACTGAATGCACCGCTTCCTAAACCCTTTAAATACACTCCACATGTATGTACTCATCTGTGTTCATCTGGAGCATTAATCTGTTGTACAGCCTGGCTGTGGTGGTAGAGGACGCTTCCTCCTCTTGTTGTGTCACAGTAATCGTCTTCCCTCACTCTACCATTGGTGCTCTCAAACAACAAGTAAGTGCCACACGTACACACCCAAATTCTTCCCCAAAATGACTTAAGCTGTTCATATAAAGTGACAAACAGCATATTGCTGTCTCATTGACACATAGACTTGCTTTTGCCTTCTTAGGTCTTCACAGACTATGGTTTTCATCCACGTGTGCAGCGCTGGGTCATCGGTCAGTCCTTGTGCTCTGATCAGAGATCTCTGGCATCTTACGGAGTTCAGCGAGATGGCGACACTGCGTTCCTTTATCTTATTTCTGCCCATCAGGCCCGTCTCAATCAGGCACTGTATCAACAAGATCAAGAAAGTGCTTTACTCATGCCATCATCTAGTCAGCCCCGTCAAGAATCGGCTACCAATGGGCCAGCGGCTCTGAACGCAGCATCGAGACCATACAGTACCCTGCCTACAAGACTGCACAACAACCATAATAGTCTGAGTGTGTATGCATAGTTACTCCTCAAGCACTGCTAAATGTTTATGCATGAACGTGACCGCAAAAGACTGTCAATCTTATTGATCAATAAATTGGGAAAATAACCGTTTTTATAGCATAACCTAGTGTGTAAACgcctgaataaaaaatatagtttctGATGTTTGCTTTAAGCGATATAGTAAAACTTATCTTGATTTCGCCTCCTAGGCAACAGTGCTACTGGAACAGCGAGGTTGGGTTTGGGTGAAATCCGTGACCTGATCAACCTTGAGATGCCCCAGCTGAATGAAGCAATGGTGcccaacagaacaaaaacacagGTATGGAATGAGTATTCTCAAGGGACACACAACATTGAACAAATACCtcaatattgtttaataaaaataactttaaatgatgtaaaatcatataatacatgtgtttgtgtgtatttagcTGGGATGGGCCTGCCCGACCTGTACATATATTAATAAACCAACCCGGCCAGGCTGTGAAATGTGTAGCGCAGACAGACCTGAAGGGTACACTGTTCCCGGAAACTACAGACCAGATGCTTTCGAGCTACGACGCATTCAGCAAGAAAAAGAAGCAATAAGACAGTACCAACAGGTAAGACCCAACAGATGCACAGACACGCATCACccacattcacatttattccTTCAGCAGGTTCTCTTGGAACTATTGTGCTGAATGGACTAGATTAGTCTAGACTAGTGATTTGTAAATGAATTAGTTACCCCAAAAAGGTGTTGCAGagcactaaagaagatattttgaagaacataaccgtaaccaaacaacataggCCCTGTTGATTtttactgtatgaacacaaaactactGAATACATATCAATATATCAACCTTTGTGTTCCCatgaaagtcacacaggtttcaAACGACATGAGggagaaaaaacatatttgtgtgtgtgacattcCCTTTAATACAAATAGATGAGACTGGcatgtttttaatcaaattcatCCACACCACATTTTATAGAAAGGATCCTCTGGTCAGAGTGATTTATTTAATGAGAATACAAACTGATTCTTAATGCAGTTAGGTAGATGGCTATACTACCTATATATTACTGAACAGGATCAAACTTGAGCTCTGTTTGACTCCTCAGTCTGAATCTCTTCTCTTTTGtctctatttcttttttaaggaGAAAGGGAGAAGAGAGGAGCTGAGGGGCAACAACTCACTACTGCACAACCTTGACCAGGACTACtgacacacatccacacaaagTGCTCAACTACAAACTTGACACACTTTTAATGCACAGACTCAACCACACACCGACAGCAGCTGATACACTCCACAGTCCCTATAAACCTGATCAGGCTATACATGCCAACCTCATTTATACAAACAGCACTTTTTAAAACCACTTAAACAGAATAAACTCAGTTACACAATAATGGATTTTCGAATTGCATGATGCTGTTACTTCAGCTGGATCTCAGCTGacacttttctttttctgttccaCACCGTGTTAGCCGTGCCTTGGCTTAAAACTTTATTCAGGTACTTAGCCTATAAATAGGCATTGAGCATCAGataatatattgtatatctTTGTAAGTAGATGTAAGTAGTAACCTTTGCTCAGCTTTCTCGCAAAAACTGTTGCACAGCCTTTGTGGAATGTAACATGTTGGATGGCATGGCCTGTTTGGCACGAATTCAGCCCCATCTGTATATATTCAACACGTTCATCATTTTTAGTCTGGGAATTTtgaaagtaaatgaaaaaaatgaagaataatATCTGTGATGGGTAATCTAATAAAGCaactttttgtttactttagtCAACCACCTTTGCCTACCAAGTCCACAGATTTAACACACGCTGCATATTATCACAAAACCATAACGGAGCACATGACAAGGTCCTAAATAACCCCTACCCTTCTAAACAATGTGTAACACGCTGAAACTGACACGGTACAGTATTTAAAAGACTTTTGCACTATGGTGACTCCATTGGAACATGTATGCATGCCAGGACAACAGCATGGTACCTTTTTTCAGCAGGAAGATATAATTTGATACGATTGCGAGAGAGTGTATGATGTTAtatctataataaaatatatgaagagAGAGTTCACAGATGACCACTGCGTCCTTAAGCAGACAGCTGAACCTCAGGGTGCTGTACATGTATGTGGATAGGCAATATTTGCATTGTGCATAAAACGGATCTGCTGAAAATAGTCTGTCTGATCGGTTAAGGCTGTAATGTAGCATAACTTGTTTGACTATGGTAATTGCCATGCATGAGTAAATACCTTTCTGTCTACTCCTGTGTGACATTCTTACATTTGACATTGACAGGTTGTGACTATGCGAAAAATAAAGATCTTTTAATGCATTGATGCTTGGGTGTCGCCGTTTTTACTGGGTATGAGTGATGACTTTGTATTTAGTAATTATGTTACTCGATTAGTCTAAATATATAATCTTAGTGACTAGATTCATTGTGTATTTTatcatacattaaatatataaactaaatcaggactaggccttagtgaACATTTAAGTCGTTTTAACGTACTTTACAAAAACTAGACTATccaaaagtatatattttaagatatgtcagtgcaagttgtatTCGATCACgacatttaagttagtctgggactaggcttAGATTTGGTCACTTTCGATCTATCTGTACATGATTCTACAACTTCTCTTTGTCTGTAGGCCAAAGAAGCAGAGCGCAGGGAGAACTTTGCACGTCTGGTGAAGATTGATGGACAGGATCTGGTTCCTAATCCAGAGAGAGTGGAGTGCAGGATCTGCTACGTGGAGCTTGAATCTGGGGAGGGAGTTCTGCTCCGAGAGTGTCTCCACTGTTTCTGCAAGTGAGAAAGACAAAATcttgaaaaaaatctctatgtttatatgattatttgttatttagaCGAATACTGCTGAAGCACATTATACTGTCGCGTATACTGTCCTGTAATGTCATGTTCTATTTTCAGTaaattctgtctttgtgtttgtaGAGAGTGTCTGCGCTCTGTCATTCTGATGTCTGAGGATCCTCAGGTGGCATGTCCATACAGAGACGAGGCCTACGCCTGTGACCGCATCCTGCAGGAGAGAGAAATCAGAGCTGTGAGAACTACATGTTAATTCATAAGCCTTTCAGTTTCTGAACATCGGCTTCACAATGATAAACACTGAGCAAACGCTGATAAAACATCACCTAGCTTGCTGTGCTCATAAGTCGTAGCTTTGTTGTAGCACTGTCTTGAACACAATAGACAGGAGACCAGAAACAGTGCTGACATATGAACTGAAGCCGTGACCTTACAACCCCTAAGCTGAAATACTGGATCGGAGAGCTGTTCTCTTCCTCTGCATCTCATTATCACATCAAACAAGcaaatttgcattcattttcGTTTGCATTGTTGGTTTCATGATGAATTATGTTGTAAATGTTACGAAATGAACTAACAAACCAGATATGTTGTAACGGTCCTGTGATAGAAGGGGTTCAAAAATGTCTCCTGTGGGTTTGAACTCGGTTACTGGgcttcatttatgggtgaactctAACTTATTCTAAGCAAGATATCTTGGAGTCGTACAACATCTGAGTATAACATGTAATGCATGTTATCCATTAAACTTACCAAACGTATATCTGTGTCACAGCTGGTGTCGGTAGAAGATTATGAGCGCTGGCTGCAAAGGGGTCTGTCTGTCGCAGAGTCACGATGTGAGGGCAGTTATCACTGTGCAACTGCTGACTGTCCAGGCTGGTGTGTTTATGAAGATACTGTCAATACTTTCCACTGCCCAGTCTGCAAAAAACACAACTGCCTGCTCTGCAAGGTAAACTCTCCTATGCTAAATCACACTGTAATGCAGAGACCCAAATATGAGTATactaaaatatgtaatatgGAAGAGGTTAATTTTGTGATTCTTAAGAAAATCTTTGATAATACAATCTCACCACAATTCTATTCACTGTTCCATTTACTTTACAACTTTAATTATCTTTGTTGAGTTTTTGTTATaatacaggttgcattgttttCCTCTACACAGGCCATTCATGAAGGGATGAACTGTAGGCAGTACCAGGATGACATAGCAGCCCGTGCCATCAATGACTCTGCAGCTCGAAGAACCAGAGACCTGCTGAAGGTCAAGCGCAAAATAACAGATCCTCACTTCATGTCAAATCTTATGTCAGCTCTTTTATCAGCCGATATcatcattacatttttgggggagattaaataatatttataaatcttttccACTTTCTGTCCCGTCAACAGACTCTTGTGAACTCTGGAGAGGCGATGCATTGTCCCCAGTGTGGCATCATTGTGCAGAAGAAGGAGGGCTGTGATTGGCTGCGCTGTACTGTCTGCCACACTGAGATCTGCTGGGTCACCAGAGGACCACGCTGGGGGCCTAAAGTAAGAATctattaactttttttacagaacttgatttttttactcAATTTTGTATCATTGTTTAGAATTCAGGGGCAAGAAAGGCTCATGTAGTACTCAGAAATACATTTCATAAGAATGTGATATTTTAGTTCTGAAAAAAACAGTTACTTGACCGAAGATTAATGGTCAGAACCAGTGAACTCCATCTGTCAGATCTCTTGGATGGTTTCTTACAACATGgtttcttgtaacacaaagaaaatatgctttgttttttttgtcagaaataGGCCTATTTAGGTTTTGTCATCTTTCTTTCTCACTTCAGGGTCCTGGAGACACAAGTGGAGGCTGCCGCTGCAATGTTAACAAACAGAGATGCCACCCAAAATGCCAGAATTGTCACTAAGACAGAGCAAGACAAGGAGGAACAAGAAAATGTAAGTGTGAGGAGAAAGTGAGAAAGACAAAGAATAGCCAGGTTTTGTAGCATTTATGACATCCATAAAGTCATATTTCCACCTTTCTGAACTTTCAGTTCAGTTTTAAGTTTCTGACACTCATAGGGAAGGTAAGCACAACTTTAACGCATTCTAAGATTTCTGAATATGTATAGATCTGTTCTACAACACATGTTGTAAATGAGTCTTTGCCATGAGGTCATTATGTAGGCAAGGGGAAATCCAGCTGAAGAGTTCCTCTTACTGGAAAACTACTTTAGTCCAGTAATCATACTAATAAAACaactataaaacatttttggctGCCTTACGTTGTTAAGtacaatcaaatcaaattgtAATTTCAACTTATTTTAACTTTTGGCAAGTGGttgaattataaaatataagttaaaattgtttaacttattttaatgagttaaataaatgtaaagaaataacttgtaaagccaatttgactgtacttaaaaaaacttgaggcagcaaaaaatgttttacagtgttgcCTTCAATTGCAATAATTTAAATCGTCACAGAAATGCTTTAAATTCCACTCAACTTCACCATTTACGCAGCTGGTACAAAGTATTATAATCTCAACTTGGAAGATCTCAACTTGGAAGGtgtgaataaatcattttttgaaatgttttttttttatgatttgtcAACCAGTCTAtgaagcatttgtaaatgactagGGTGTATGGCTTTCAAACTGTGAGGTTGTTGACATTTCAGAACCATAAGCAACATTGGTACAAACAACagtattgaataaaatatattttactacaAAAAAGTACAATACAATGTGGGGTCATCTGAGTATTGCTGACTCGGAAACTTAACCGAAACAAGCCGAGGCACCAGAATGATCCCAGGAGGACATAAATAAAGCTCTGATACATTACAAAAGGGAATCGTAACAATACTGAAGTGTTAGACTTGTCTCACTCTTAAAAGCTTTATTACACTGTTACTGTAAAAGTGCCTTTTCTTGCCTGTTGTAAGTTTACCACTAACATTAGGATTAGTGgagtgttattttttattttatatatgtagctgttgttgttgatgtGTGATCCTGAATAACAGTATGTGTGCAGTGTTTTCCCTCAACCTTTCCTAAGAACCAAAAGacattatattttgtgtatttggcactttttttttaagtaaaactaaCACAAACAGTGCATGCTTTAAAATGTGAcatgttttgttagttttatgAGTTAATATTCAGCCTAGGGATTTAGTGTTGTGAATTAATGCTACAATGTTATGTAAAGCTAATTTAATGGTCAGGGACCTGAGGTTTATGTGTTCTGAAGCCACACCAAAATATTAATTTCCAAAGGTTTAAATCTATGCACTGTTATAAAATATCATTGCCCAAAGAATTTACTTATGCCATCAAGATAgaaatactttacattttcacagagtcactatttatatttatataacacaaaatgtacaatgtaAGATTATATTTGTGTAATTTTACTAATGTATTTGTGGAACCTTTTGTGTGGATGAATGCATTGACATCAGGTGTAAATTGCACAGTTCTTCATTGGAGGGCTAATTCAACCTTTAGAATGATAATACAGTGTACCCTCactataattaaaatatatgcaCTATAAAGGTCACTAAGAAGAGAGTACCTGCATGTATTGTACcattaaaagtgaataaatacagtTGTAAAGGTCCCTGCACCTGCTGAAATCTTACTAGAATAATCTGACCTCAGGGTTACAAGTCTTAAATGTGCCTTACAGATGATAGTACTGagtatgttttgttaaaatatttaaaacagttaaaatattctttgcaataaaaatatgtgtacTAATTTAACATGGCTCATGGtgttcttaaaaaaatacaagactGTATACAATAGTTTTGTTCTATATTTCGgaattttctttgcatttaatgCATCTTTTCTACAACACTATAAATCTGATAGTgcttttcataaacaaattcTGTGttacttaaatgtaaaatgttttgctgGTCTGCAGGgtgtatttttctttacaaGTCATTCAATATAACTTTCATGTGAAACCTATATAGTGAAACAGAAACCACAGGTGTCCACAGGTGTCTGCTTCATGAACAATGTTAAAAGTTTATTGAAACAGCTccaactaacaaaacaaacctaTACAGTTATGGTGTGTTTGAATTCAAATTACCCTGATTAAGTGCTTTTCACCTTTTGTAGTGAagtcaaaaacatttacataataatcaaacaagaacaaatcaaacagaacaaaaacataatttgtgttttctttttccacAACGAGTGAGTCTGTAAAGGTGAGAATCATGAATCCCAATGTGTATTAAAGAAGTGTCCGGTTGCAGAACAACACCCaagctttttctttatttcacataaaaGTGGATGAAAATATGCATGACACATCCTCAAATAACCATGAACGTGTGCATACACAATACAAATAAGAGATACGTTTGATTTATGGTGCAAAAAGTCCACGTCGTTTGCATCATagagaaataaacagatttgTATTATTACTGATAAACCTTAAGTTTAACTTCACCATCTGAGCAGGGAGGCCATCTTTCAATTTGGTTTAGGCTGAGACTCATTGAGCAAAGATC of the Triplophysa dalaica isolate WHDGS20190420 chromosome 1, ASM1584641v1, whole genome shotgun sequence genome contains:
- the shrprbck1r gene encoding ranBP-type and C3HC4-type zinc finger-containing protein 1, producing MSLSSGGWTHTPPPAQPPSSHLGHEASQSGCNTVLMSVKVSVCHSGIRPLCLPGAGDESLRLQLSMDPGKAGEFRLTLRDVSGVAAGRSVSIAEFDLKTVRYEIKSPQCHELSLATPPHDKITFNFRCEQEAQEWATVVMSSLREAHRVAISSPPEDGRQVPQPSNSQRTTPMQHTEEICAELVSAIEAGDVRGASICASSLAKQKAALCIKPSKQNYTDIEISLAVVVEDASSSCCVTVIVFPHSTIGALKQQVFTDYGFHPRVQRWVIGQSLCSDQRSLASYGVQRDGDTAFLYLISAHQARLNQALYQQDQESALLMPSSSQPRQESATNGPAALNAASRPYSTLPTRLHNNHNSLSNSATGTARLGLGEIRDLINLEMPQLNEAMVPNRTKTQLGWACPTCTYINKPTRPGCEMCSADRPEGYTVPGNYRPDAFELRRIQQEKEAIRQYQQAKEAERRENFARLVKIDGQDLVPNPERVECRICYVELESGEGVLLRECLHCFCKECLRSVILMSEDPQVACPYRDEAYACDRILQEREIRALVSVEDYERWLQRGLSVAESRCEGSYHCATADCPGWCVYEDTVNTFHCPVCKKHNCLLCKAIHEGMNCRQYQDDIAARAINDSAARRTRDLLKTLVNSGEAMHCPQCGIIVQKKEGCDWLRCTVCHTEICWVTRGPRWGPKGPGDTSGGCRCNVNKQRCHPKCQNCH